The nucleotide window CAGTCGACCTGGTGTACCCACGGCATGGACACAGCCAAATGGTGGGGCGAGAAGTTGGGCATCGAGGTGGTTGTCTACGATTCCCAGTTCAACATCGACAAGCAACGCCAAGACATCGAAGACATGGCTACCAAGCAATGGGACTTCATCGCTATTCAAGCGTATGGAATCAAGACGCTGGAAGAGCCGGTAAAGCGCCTGATCGACAAAGGCATACCCGTCATCGACTTCGATACGCGCATTGTGCCGGAAGGCGAAGACATTGGACTCTGGACGTTCATATCTCCCGATCACGAATGGCTGGCCGGTCAAGTCACCGAGGCTATCGTCAAGCAGATCGGCGGGAAGGGCAAGATAGTCCACACCCAAGGGGCCTTAGCGCACTCCGGAGCGCAGCTTCGCGGTAAAGGCTTTCGAGATGTTATCTCCAAGTACCCCGAGATCGAAGTCATTGATGAACAACCCGCCGACTGGGACATCAACAAAGTCGGTCGTATCTGGGACGATCTCCTGGTCAAGTTTCCCCAAATCGATGCGGCCTTCTTCCATAACGACGACATGGCAATGGCGGCGGTTCAGGCCGTGCGCCGGACGGGTGCCGACCGCAAGATCGTCATAGGAAGTATCGACGCGCAAGAACAAGGCCTGAACGGAGTATTGAACGGAGATATCATAGCCTCGGGTATGAACTCCGCCGGCCGTATCCATTGGACGGCCCTGATGATCGGATACTTTGCGTGCGCGCTCGGACAGAAGAAGTCCGACGTACCTCCGTTTATGCTGATCGACAATCCAATCGTGACGAAGGAAACGGCCACCGGTTACAAGTATCTAATGCAGAACATGCTCCTGTAGTCCTTTCCCAAACGGCAGGTCACCCAAGTCGAGTAGAAGGACTTGGGGCAGGGCGGCGAAGGCGAGGTTCAGTGCGTGGCGGCAACGGCACGATCGCAGCGGGTACCGCCTTGGGCTGTGCCCGTTGCGCGTACTCTTGAATAGCAAGATGCCGGGCAACGACCGCGAGGCTCACGAGAAACC belongs to Candidatus Hydrogenedentota bacterium and includes:
- a CDS encoding sugar ABC transporter substrate-binding protein, whose translation is MDIHESRRSFIKYWSASAAALGMGSVLGCVPANQGATPAEGQAPATPGAAPAKKFRAAFSNAGLQSTWCTHGMDTAKWWGEKLGIEVVVYDSQFNIDKQRQDIEDMATKQWDFIAIQAYGIKTLEEPVKRLIDKGIPVIDFDTRIVPEGEDIGLWTFISPDHEWLAGQVTEAIVKQIGGKGKIVHTQGALAHSGAQLRGKGFRDVISKYPEIEVIDEQPADWDINKVGRIWDDLLVKFPQIDAAFFHNDDMAMAAVQAVRRTGADRKIVIGSIDAQEQGLNGVLNGDIIASGMNSAGRIHWTALMIGYFACALGQKKSDVPPFMLIDNPIVTKETATGYKYLMQNMLL